A window of Candidatus Neomarinimicrobiota bacterium contains these coding sequences:
- a CDS encoding UvrD-helicase domain-containing protein, with protein sequence MNLSELNSVQADAVQYVDSPVLIFAGAGSGKTRVLTHKIAYLIGEVGLSPSQILAVTFTNKAASEMASRVEALLRESGLVRGRGPAPRGALHPNGGAGVNIGTFHATCARILRKEIHRLDYTRDFVIYDRDDQLRLLKMVLEQNEYDLALYPPNAFDQRISWAKSHMLSPEQLAAQTNGTEADILVNVYRGYQLALKNNQALDFDDLLLLPLTLFDEHPEVLNRYRKLFHYILVDEYQDTNRPQFEFIRRLAQDHRRICVVGDDDQSIYTWRGADITNILNFSEVFKDAKVFKLEQNYRSTSVILTAASAIVERNKARVAKKLWTNREGGERIQIFAAADERAEADIIYQRIQHEVLVEKRRFRDMVILYRTNAQSRAIEDALRRRTMAYIIVGGVKFYDRKEVKDVMAYLRILVNSSDSVSLERIINFPPRAIGETSMNRLRVYAREKGLALFEALDCGLEAGVQLKQAQAMKAFKAFIEKYQALAGSPAEQGKSNGQPVSREYARPDNEGGESFGMGETVAAFIEEVGIIRHYREQEGMDAGERLDNIQELVRSIDQYQAENGAATLRDFLEEVALLTDIDRWNDDANAVTLMTLHSAKGLEFPVVFLTGLEEGLFPLQRSDERDVDEEEERRLFYVGLTRAMDKVYLSYALQRRRWGSSEVNGTLSRFVRELPQELVTWHSEQGGQPRTLGAPGAAGRSRPGIPLHPARQPSIESILDDFVVGTWVEHKLFGKGKIAEREGVGDNLKLTVEFSGGHRKKLVARYANLNRL encoded by the coding sequence ATGAACCTGAGCGAGCTTAACTCTGTACAGGCTGATGCCGTGCAGTACGTTGATTCGCCGGTGCTAATCTTCGCCGGCGCGGGCAGCGGCAAGACCCGCGTTCTCACCCACAAGATCGCCTACCTCATCGGAGAAGTCGGGCTCTCACCCAGCCAGATCTTGGCGGTCACGTTTACCAACAAGGCGGCTAGCGAAATGGCCAGCCGGGTGGAAGCGTTGCTCCGCGAATCGGGGCTGGTGCGCGGCAGGGGACCCGCTCCGAGAGGCGCCCTACATCCAAACGGCGGAGCGGGCGTCAACATCGGGACATTTCATGCCACCTGCGCACGTATTCTGCGAAAAGAAATCCACCGGCTCGACTACACGCGGGACTTCGTGATTTATGACCGTGACGATCAGCTACGGTTGTTAAAGATGGTCTTGGAGCAAAACGAGTACGACTTGGCCCTCTACCCTCCCAATGCCTTTGACCAGCGCATCAGTTGGGCTAAAAGCCACATGCTTTCGCCGGAGCAGCTGGCCGCCCAGACCAACGGCACTGAAGCTGACATTCTGGTCAATGTCTACCGGGGATATCAGCTTGCGCTGAAGAACAATCAAGCGCTGGACTTTGATGACCTGCTCTTGTTGCCTCTCACATTGTTCGATGAGCATCCCGAAGTACTGAACCGATACCGCAAACTATTTCATTACATACTTGTGGACGAGTATCAGGATACAAACCGGCCACAGTTTGAGTTTATTCGCCGGCTGGCGCAGGATCACCGACGGATTTGTGTTGTGGGCGATGATGATCAATCTATCTACACATGGCGTGGCGCCGACATCACGAATATTCTCAATTTTTCCGAGGTATTTAAGGACGCCAAAGTCTTCAAACTGGAACAAAATTACCGGTCCACCTCGGTCATTCTGACTGCAGCCAGCGCCATCGTGGAGCGGAATAAGGCTCGGGTTGCCAAGAAACTGTGGACGAACCGTGAGGGGGGCGAACGCATCCAGATCTTCGCCGCTGCCGATGAGCGGGCCGAGGCAGATATTATTTATCAGCGCATCCAGCATGAGGTGCTGGTTGAAAAACGGCGCTTCAGGGACATGGTCATTCTGTACCGGACCAACGCCCAAAGCCGAGCAATTGAAGACGCATTGCGACGCCGGACCATGGCTTACATCATCGTGGGCGGGGTGAAATTCTACGATCGCAAGGAAGTCAAGGACGTCATGGCCTATTTGCGGATCCTGGTCAATTCATCGGACTCGGTGAGTCTGGAGCGGATCATCAACTTTCCGCCCAGGGCCATAGGAGAGACCTCCATGAACCGGCTACGGGTCTATGCGCGGGAGAAAGGGCTGGCGCTATTTGAAGCTTTGGACTGCGGCCTAGAAGCGGGCGTGCAGCTGAAGCAGGCCCAAGCCATGAAAGCCTTCAAGGCGTTTATTGAGAAGTACCAGGCACTTGCCGGCTCGCCAGCGGAGCAGGGAAAAAGCAACGGCCAACCCGTTTCCCGCGAGTATGCGCGGCCAGACAATGAGGGGGGCGAATCCTTCGGAATGGGAGAAACGGTGGCAGCATTTATTGAGGAAGTCGGCATCATCCGACACTACCGCGAGCAGGAAGGTATGGACGCCGGCGAACGGCTGGACAATATTCAGGAGCTGGTACGAAGCATCGATCAGTATCAGGCGGAAAATGGCGCCGCAACTCTCCGGGATTTCCTGGAAGAGGTCGCGTTGCTCACCGACATTGACCGCTGGAACGATGACGCCAACGCGGTCACCCTGATGACCCTGCACAGTGCGAAAGGGCTGGAGTTTCCGGTCGTGTTTCTGACGGGCCTGGAAGAAGGTCTGTTCCCTTTGCAGCGGTCGGATGAACGCGATGTGGATGAGGAGGAGGAGCGCAGGCTGTTCTACGTGGGCCTGACCCGCGCGATGGACAAGGTCTACCTGAGCTACGCACTCCAGCGGCGGCGGTGGGGCAGTAGCGAAGTGAACGGCACACTGAGCCGTTTCGTCCGCGAGTTGCCGCAGGAGCTTGTCACCTGGCACAGCGAGCAGGGGGGCCAGCCGCGCACGCTGGGGGCTCCGGGAGCGGCGGGGAGAAGTCGGCCAGGAATACCATTGCACCCAGCCCGGCAACCGTCCATCGAGTCGATCCTGGACGATTTTGTCGTTGGCACGTGGGTGGAGCACAAGCTATTCGGCAAGGGCAAAATTGCCGAACGCGAGGGGGTGGGCGATAACCTCAAGCTCACCGTCGAGTTTAGCGGCGGCCACAGAAAAAAACTGGTGGCCAGGTACGCCAACCTGAATCGGCTCTGA